Proteins found in one Oncorhynchus gorbuscha isolate QuinsamMale2020 ecotype Even-year linkage group LG15, OgorEven_v1.0, whole genome shotgun sequence genomic segment:
- the LOC123996809 gene encoding capping protein inhibiting regulator of actin dynamics-like isoform X1 has translation MCVVTIAKDARETKRDTHLSKSPERRRQGKFQPFRRLFGKRKKKAAEQDFNTAELKASFSTGEVSNVVISDDEETNQHLRELNPIGSQALSHDSVFIPEEAVQELSPEQTMSQENVSDKVRNLQRQIAQNIKFGQKHPSLRKSEGDEGSSDEEEVHNSPLRVLAQVEAEPVDTEPKGASQDQEAGESHGAPQAEAPSTPVKSSRSKQVLPAIGAIESIDLDEVSQSVPRLDNTAAKHKLSVKPKNQRISRKHHRYTQDLQEVDIPGIQQEEKDAADSQHRNAEEETPPEKTKKQKLQEEERWESRRKRELAEQRHRKEEEDRKKKAEEWRLCELEEERCCEQEGRILKKEEERRQREDMERRMKEEEERRQREEMERRMKEEEERRQREEMERRMKEEEERRQREEMERRMKEEEERQRDEMERRMKEEEERRQRVEMERRMKEEEERIEKEEERRIREDLELMQREEKEKTLEEEEKEEEERSRKEEEERKQCELEAERLRVDKEKRLKEAEEEERMTKQVKKKRKLLAEEERKKNEEEEEEEKRLCAEAAASSSDPERKRRAEELRWREMEKRQRPFTVKGSSGEKQILFQKVNLTPVIPASSQQGSAVTEHRERAKASSLGGADSPTFLSSQYVHHTAIPVTGAQLCGTAVNLDHINEIACKSLLGLADEKKAAMGTPSPTKSKTPPVRKSGKTKSLSESTDQSSAVILAEWASIRCKIFKGAEEGKYEEYPDPHSQSRPSSEDQSPFPHTNLRKTMSASAKFTITPARKKFADSSRNSEVLNPEEKEGGSPASALSNTSSSTSVPSAASPAPGSKAQSRGGKTVRIADGKGECMFAKDLPSFIVPRSSQWSPRPEGSVTDAVSLGGESEDSDGWEEGREQGQPSPFGIKLRRTNYSLRFHSDQSTDKRKKRYSAGDSFNGVPSPLTPIDPDSDTSVFSDRSSPASPFRESIPGVKPGHMVVSLPKPRAKAGKSPTPSMHSEEEKPSNPSLYQRPSTSPKPATPPPSPLPKVGRGGSSDAVVQRMRVGADSAGHEERDERREETSAVAQLHRNGQGQGGQREEEPKEKRSFFPSISMPWREKADRKTELIRKEGKPSLQSRHSLDSVRVQDKEVGPPWITLALQKQKGFKEHQQSRDERRSNREAKLPEKQAKDKDSCVLVSPSEGKGSGNTSPPKSQTPEEAKRPDTLLGCFERRDHLMKANTLPSTVTVEIADSTPSPPVVKEVTMRFPSTDSPQVSTEPAWLALAKRKAKAWSDCPQIIK, from the exons AGAGGCGACGACAGGGCAAATTCCAGCCGTTCAGACGCCTGTttgggaagaggaagaagaaggcaGCAGAGCAGGACTTCAATACAGCAGAGCTGAAGGCTAGCTTCTCCACAGGGGAAGTTTCTAACGTAGTCATCTCAGATGATGAGGAGACCAATCAACATCTGAG GGAGCTGAACCCCATTGGGTCTCAAGCCCTCTCCCACGACAGTGTGTTTATCCCAGAAGAAGCAGTACAGGAGCTCAGCCCAGAACAAACCATGTCCCAGGAAAACGTCTCCGATAAAGTCAGGAACTTGCAG CGGCAGATAGCACAGAATATCAAGTTTGGCCAGAAGCACCCCTCTCTGAGGAAGAGTGAGGGAGACGAGGGCAGCTCGGATGAAGAGGAGGTACACAATAGCCCTCTGAGGGTCTTAGCCCAAGTGGAGGCTGAGCCAGTGGACACAGAGCCAAAG GGGGCCAGTCAGGACCAAGAGGCCGGTGAGAGCCATGGAGCTCCCCAGGCTGAAGCCCCCAGCACTCCAGTGAAATCTTCCAGGTCCAAACAAGTTCTTCCAGCCATCGGCGCCATTGAGTCCATCGACCTGGATGAAGTCTCACAGTCTGTCCCTCGGCTGGACAACACCGCTGCCAAGCATAAGCTGTCTGTCAAACCCAAAAACCAGAGGATCTCCCGCAAGCACCACCGGTATACACAG GATCTGCAAGAGGTGGATATCCCTGGAATACAGCAGGAGGAGAAAGATGCAGCAGACAGCCAACACAGGAACGCTGAGGAGGAGACACCCCCAGAGAAAACCAAGAAGCAGAAactgcaggaggaggagagatgggagtccaggagaaagagagaactggCGGAACAGAGGCACAGAAAGGAAGAGGAAGATAGAAAGAAGAAAGCAGAGGAGTGGCGGCTGTGTGAGTTAGAGGAGGAGCGATGTTGCGAACAAGAGGGACGTATACTTaaaaaggaggaggaaaggaggcagagagaggatatggagaggaggatgaaagaagaagaggagaggaggcagagagaggagatggagaggaggatgaaagaagaagaggagaggaggcagagagaggagatggagaggaggatgaaagaagaagaggagaggaggcagagagaggagatggagaggaggatgaaagaagaagaggagaggcagagagatgagatggagaggaggatgaaagaagaagaggagaggaggcagagagtggaaatggagaggaggatgaaagaagaagaggaaaggatagagaaagaagaagaaagaaggatTAGAGAGGATTTGGAGCTTATGCAacgagaggagaaggagaagacactggaggaagaggagaaagaggaagaagaaaggagtaggaaagaagaagaggagaggaagcagtgtGAACTGGAGGCAGAGCGTCTTCGTGTAGATAAGGAAAAGAGACTAAAAGaggcagaagaggaggagagaatgacaAAGCAGGTGAAGAAAAAGAGAAAACTGCttgcagaggaggagaggaagaaaaatgaggaggaggaggaggaggagaagaggctgTGTGCAGAAGCGGCTGCGAGCAGCTCGGACcctgagaggaagaggagggctgaggagctgcgctggagagagatggagaagagacagaggccGTTCACCGTCAAAGGGTCCTCTGGGGAGAAGCAGATCCTGTTCCAGAAGGTCAACCTAACGCCTGTTATACCGGCCTCCAGTCAGCAGGGGAGCGCTgtgactgaacacagagagagagccaaggCCTCATCGCTTGGAGGAGCTGACTCCCCCACCTTCCTGTCCTCTCAGTATGTCCACCACACAGCCATCCCGGTGACAGGTGCCCAGCTATGTGGGACTGCTGTCAACCTGGACCATATCAACGAAATCGCTTGTAAGTCTCTCCTGGGTCTGGCAGATGAAAAGAAAGCTGCCATGGGAACCCCATCACCAACCAAGAGTAAGACCCCACCAGTACGTAAGTCTGGAAAAACCAAATCCCTCAGTGAGTCCACAGACCAGTCCAGTGCAGTCATTCTTGCAGAGTGGGCCAGTATCCGCTGCAAGATATTTAAGGGGGCAGAGGAGGGGAAGTATGAGGAATACCCAGACCCCCATAGCCAAAGCCGACCCAGCAGTGAGGACCAGAGTCCGTTCCCCCATACCAACCTCAGGAAGACCATGTCCGCCAGCGCAAAGTTCACCATCACTCCGGCCAGGAAGAAGTTTGCCGACTCCAGCAGGAACTCTGAGGTGTTGAATccggaagagaaggaaggaggaagccCAGCCTCTGCTCTCTCCAACACCTCCTCCAGCACCTCTGTTCCCTCTGCAGCCTCACCAGCCCCAGGCAGCAAAGCCCAGAGCAGGGGTGGTAAGACCGTCCGGATCGCAGACGGAAAAGGGGAGTGCATGTTTGCCAAAGACCTCCCATCATTCATAGTCCCCAGGTCTTCCCAGTGGTCCCCCAGACCTGAGGGGTCAGTGACAGACGCTGTGAGCCTGGGAGGAGAATCAGAGGACTCTGACggctgggaggaagggagggagcagGGCCAGCCCTCTCCGTTTGGGATCAAGCTGAGGAGGACCAACTACTCCCTCCGCTTCCACAGTGATCAGTCGACAGATAAGAGGAAGAAGAGGTACAGCGCCGGTGACAGCTTCAACGGTGTCCCCTCACCTCTGACCCCCATTGACCCTGACTCTGACACCTCAGTTTTCTCTGATAGATCCAGCCCTGCGTCTCCATTCAGAGAGAGCATTCCCGGGGTAAAGCCTGGACATATGGTTGTATCTCTTCCAAAGCCCCGGGCCAAGGCAGGCAAGTCTCCCACCCCTTCCATGCACAGCGAGGAGGAGAAGCCTTCCAATCCCTCACTCTACCAAAGACCGAGCACATCTCCTAAACCTgccacccctcccccctctccactccccaaGGTGGGCAGAGGGGGTTCAAGCGATGCAGTGGTCCAGAGGATGAGGGTGGGGGCTGATTCAGCTGGCCATGAGGAgcgagatgagaggagggaagaaACCTCAGCTGTGGCCCAGCTCCACAGGAACGGCCAGGGACAGGGGGGTCAGAGGGAGGAGGAGCCCAAGGAGAAGAGGTCCTTCTTCCCCTCCATCAGTATGCCCTGGAGGGAGAAGGCTGACAGGAAAACGGAGCTCATCAGGAAAG AGGGGAAGCCATCGCTGCAGAGCAGGCACTCGTTAGACAGCGTACGGGTCCAGGACAAGGAGGTGGGCCCTCCATGGATCACTCTGGCGCTGCAGAAACAAAAGGGCTTCAAAGAGCACCAGCAGAGCCGAGACGAGCGCCGCAGCAATAGAGAGGCCAAACTGCCTGAGAAACAGGCCAAGGACAAAGACAGC TGTGTGTTGGTTAGTCCTTCAGAGGGTAAGGGGAGTGGAAACACCAGCCCTCCCAAATCACAGACACCGGAGGAGGCCAAGAGACCAGACACCCTCCTGGGCTGCTTTGAGCGCCGGGACCACCTGATGAAAGCCAACACTCTGCCCAGCACAGTCACAG TTGAGATTGCAGACTCCACACCATCGCCCCCTGTAGTGAAGGAGGTGACCATGCGCTTCCCGTCCACTGACTCTCCCCAGGTGTCCACTGAGCCGGCCTGGTTAGCTCTGGCCAAGCGCAAGGCCAAGGCCTGGAGTGACTGCCCTCAGATCATCAAATAa
- the LOC123996809 gene encoding capping protein inhibiting regulator of actin dynamics-like isoform X2, producing the protein MSQENVSDKVRNLQRQIAQNIKFGQKHPSLRKSEGDEGSSDEEEVHNSPLRVLAQVEAEPVDTEPKGASQDQEAGESHGAPQAEAPSTPVKSSRSKQVLPAIGAIESIDLDEVSQSVPRLDNTAAKHKLSVKPKNQRISRKHHRYTQDLQEVDIPGIQQEEKDAADSQHRNAEEETPPEKTKKQKLQEEERWESRRKRELAEQRHRKEEEDRKKKAEEWRLCELEEERCCEQEGRILKKEEERRQREDMERRMKEEEERRQREEMERRMKEEEERRQREEMERRMKEEEERRQREEMERRMKEEEERQRDEMERRMKEEEERRQRVEMERRMKEEEERIEKEEERRIREDLELMQREEKEKTLEEEEKEEEERSRKEEEERKQCELEAERLRVDKEKRLKEAEEEERMTKQVKKKRKLLAEEERKKNEEEEEEEKRLCAEAAASSSDPERKRRAEELRWREMEKRQRPFTVKGSSGEKQILFQKVNLTPVIPASSQQGSAVTEHRERAKASSLGGADSPTFLSSQYVHHTAIPVTGAQLCGTAVNLDHINEIACKSLLGLADEKKAAMGTPSPTKSKTPPVRKSGKTKSLSESTDQSSAVILAEWASIRCKIFKGAEEGKYEEYPDPHSQSRPSSEDQSPFPHTNLRKTMSASAKFTITPARKKFADSSRNSEVLNPEEKEGGSPASALSNTSSSTSVPSAASPAPGSKAQSRGGKTVRIADGKGECMFAKDLPSFIVPRSSQWSPRPEGSVTDAVSLGGESEDSDGWEEGREQGQPSPFGIKLRRTNYSLRFHSDQSTDKRKKRYSAGDSFNGVPSPLTPIDPDSDTSVFSDRSSPASPFRESIPGVKPGHMVVSLPKPRAKAGKSPTPSMHSEEEKPSNPSLYQRPSTSPKPATPPPSPLPKVGRGGSSDAVVQRMRVGADSAGHEERDERREETSAVAQLHRNGQGQGGQREEEPKEKRSFFPSISMPWREKADRKTELIRKEGKPSLQSRHSLDSVRVQDKEVGPPWITLALQKQKGFKEHQQSRDERRSNREAKLPEKQAKDKDSCVLVSPSEGKGSGNTSPPKSQTPEEAKRPDTLLGCFERRDHLMKANTLPSTVTVEIADSTPSPPVVKEVTMRFPSTDSPQVSTEPAWLALAKRKAKAWSDCPQIIK; encoded by the exons ATGTCCCAGGAAAACGTCTCCGATAAAGTCAGGAACTTGCAG CGGCAGATAGCACAGAATATCAAGTTTGGCCAGAAGCACCCCTCTCTGAGGAAGAGTGAGGGAGACGAGGGCAGCTCGGATGAAGAGGAGGTACACAATAGCCCTCTGAGGGTCTTAGCCCAAGTGGAGGCTGAGCCAGTGGACACAGAGCCAAAG GGGGCCAGTCAGGACCAAGAGGCCGGTGAGAGCCATGGAGCTCCCCAGGCTGAAGCCCCCAGCACTCCAGTGAAATCTTCCAGGTCCAAACAAGTTCTTCCAGCCATCGGCGCCATTGAGTCCATCGACCTGGATGAAGTCTCACAGTCTGTCCCTCGGCTGGACAACACCGCTGCCAAGCATAAGCTGTCTGTCAAACCCAAAAACCAGAGGATCTCCCGCAAGCACCACCGGTATACACAG GATCTGCAAGAGGTGGATATCCCTGGAATACAGCAGGAGGAGAAAGATGCAGCAGACAGCCAACACAGGAACGCTGAGGAGGAGACACCCCCAGAGAAAACCAAGAAGCAGAAactgcaggaggaggagagatgggagtccaggagaaagagagaactggCGGAACAGAGGCACAGAAAGGAAGAGGAAGATAGAAAGAAGAAAGCAGAGGAGTGGCGGCTGTGTGAGTTAGAGGAGGAGCGATGTTGCGAACAAGAGGGACGTATACTTaaaaaggaggaggaaaggaggcagagagaggatatggagaggaggatgaaagaagaagaggagaggaggcagagagaggagatggagaggaggatgaaagaagaagaggagaggaggcagagagaggagatggagaggaggatgaaagaagaagaggagaggaggcagagagaggagatggagaggaggatgaaagaagaagaggagaggcagagagatgagatggagaggaggatgaaagaagaagaggagaggaggcagagagtggaaatggagaggaggatgaaagaagaagaggaaaggatagagaaagaagaagaaagaaggatTAGAGAGGATTTGGAGCTTATGCAacgagaggagaaggagaagacactggaggaagaggagaaagaggaagaagaaaggagtaggaaagaagaagaggagaggaagcagtgtGAACTGGAGGCAGAGCGTCTTCGTGTAGATAAGGAAAAGAGACTAAAAGaggcagaagaggaggagagaatgacaAAGCAGGTGAAGAAAAAGAGAAAACTGCttgcagaggaggagaggaagaaaaatgaggaggaggaggaggaggagaagaggctgTGTGCAGAAGCGGCTGCGAGCAGCTCGGACcctgagaggaagaggagggctgaggagctgcgctggagagagatggagaagagacagaggccGTTCACCGTCAAAGGGTCCTCTGGGGAGAAGCAGATCCTGTTCCAGAAGGTCAACCTAACGCCTGTTATACCGGCCTCCAGTCAGCAGGGGAGCGCTgtgactgaacacagagagagagccaaggCCTCATCGCTTGGAGGAGCTGACTCCCCCACCTTCCTGTCCTCTCAGTATGTCCACCACACAGCCATCCCGGTGACAGGTGCCCAGCTATGTGGGACTGCTGTCAACCTGGACCATATCAACGAAATCGCTTGTAAGTCTCTCCTGGGTCTGGCAGATGAAAAGAAAGCTGCCATGGGAACCCCATCACCAACCAAGAGTAAGACCCCACCAGTACGTAAGTCTGGAAAAACCAAATCCCTCAGTGAGTCCACAGACCAGTCCAGTGCAGTCATTCTTGCAGAGTGGGCCAGTATCCGCTGCAAGATATTTAAGGGGGCAGAGGAGGGGAAGTATGAGGAATACCCAGACCCCCATAGCCAAAGCCGACCCAGCAGTGAGGACCAGAGTCCGTTCCCCCATACCAACCTCAGGAAGACCATGTCCGCCAGCGCAAAGTTCACCATCACTCCGGCCAGGAAGAAGTTTGCCGACTCCAGCAGGAACTCTGAGGTGTTGAATccggaagagaaggaaggaggaagccCAGCCTCTGCTCTCTCCAACACCTCCTCCAGCACCTCTGTTCCCTCTGCAGCCTCACCAGCCCCAGGCAGCAAAGCCCAGAGCAGGGGTGGTAAGACCGTCCGGATCGCAGACGGAAAAGGGGAGTGCATGTTTGCCAAAGACCTCCCATCATTCATAGTCCCCAGGTCTTCCCAGTGGTCCCCCAGACCTGAGGGGTCAGTGACAGACGCTGTGAGCCTGGGAGGAGAATCAGAGGACTCTGACggctgggaggaagggagggagcagGGCCAGCCCTCTCCGTTTGGGATCAAGCTGAGGAGGACCAACTACTCCCTCCGCTTCCACAGTGATCAGTCGACAGATAAGAGGAAGAAGAGGTACAGCGCCGGTGACAGCTTCAACGGTGTCCCCTCACCTCTGACCCCCATTGACCCTGACTCTGACACCTCAGTTTTCTCTGATAGATCCAGCCCTGCGTCTCCATTCAGAGAGAGCATTCCCGGGGTAAAGCCTGGACATATGGTTGTATCTCTTCCAAAGCCCCGGGCCAAGGCAGGCAAGTCTCCCACCCCTTCCATGCACAGCGAGGAGGAGAAGCCTTCCAATCCCTCACTCTACCAAAGACCGAGCACATCTCCTAAACCTgccacccctcccccctctccactccccaaGGTGGGCAGAGGGGGTTCAAGCGATGCAGTGGTCCAGAGGATGAGGGTGGGGGCTGATTCAGCTGGCCATGAGGAgcgagatgagaggagggaagaaACCTCAGCTGTGGCCCAGCTCCACAGGAACGGCCAGGGACAGGGGGGTCAGAGGGAGGAGGAGCCCAAGGAGAAGAGGTCCTTCTTCCCCTCCATCAGTATGCCCTGGAGGGAGAAGGCTGACAGGAAAACGGAGCTCATCAGGAAAG AGGGGAAGCCATCGCTGCAGAGCAGGCACTCGTTAGACAGCGTACGGGTCCAGGACAAGGAGGTGGGCCCTCCATGGATCACTCTGGCGCTGCAGAAACAAAAGGGCTTCAAAGAGCACCAGCAGAGCCGAGACGAGCGCCGCAGCAATAGAGAGGCCAAACTGCCTGAGAAACAGGCCAAGGACAAAGACAGC TGTGTGTTGGTTAGTCCTTCAGAGGGTAAGGGGAGTGGAAACACCAGCCCTCCCAAATCACAGACACCGGAGGAGGCCAAGAGACCAGACACCCTCCTGGGCTGCTTTGAGCGCCGGGACCACCTGATGAAAGCCAACACTCTGCCCAGCACAGTCACAG TTGAGATTGCAGACTCCACACCATCGCCCCCTGTAGTGAAGGAGGTGACCATGCGCTTCCCGTCCACTGACTCTCCCCAGGTGTCCACTGAGCCGGCCTGGTTAGCTCTGGCCAAGCGCAAGGCCAAGGCCTGGAGTGACTGCCCTCAGATCATCAAATAa